In the Pedobacter cryoconitis genome, TACTTTTCATATTTATCATCCTGAGATAGCCAGGACTCATTTATTAGTGAATGACGAAATTCTTAATCGTACTTTAAAAGATGCGATAAAAAGCTGTGACCTTGGCATTTCACAATACCATCAAGATTAATATCAAAAAATAAGTTTTTCATGGACAAAGTATCTATTGTTATCGTTACCTATAATGCAGTCCGCGATTTGCAAAACTGCCTGGACAGTATTAAAAAACAAACATACGCTTCATTCGAGGTTATTGTAGTTGATGGATTAAGTCAGGACGGAACAGTAGATATTCTGAAAAAAAATAGTGATATCATCACGAAATGGATCAGTGAAAAGGATAAAGGAATATATGATGCTATGAATAAGGCATTAAAAATGGTGACTGGAGATTGGGTCTATTTTTTAGGCGCTGACGATCTCCTCTTACCCGATTTCTCCCCTATGTTAAATGGCCTTCAAGAAAAAAATGCTATATACTATGGAAGCGTACTGAAGGGCAAAGAAAAGTATTTAGGCTACCTGAGCCCATATAACCAAGCCAAAATAGGGATCTGTCACCAATCTATGATCTATCCTAAAAGGGTTTTTGATAAATATCATTTCGACGAAAGATACCGCATCTCAGCAGACCATCATCTCAATATGAAATGCTGGGCTGACCCAGACTTTAAAATTCAGTTTGCCGATTTTGTCATTGCTGATTTCAACGAAACAGGTATTTCTTCTTTATCAAAAGACGAACTCTTTGAGAAAGAAAAAAGTGGTCTGATGCTTAAGTATTTTGGCTTCTCTATCTGGTCAAGATTTATGTTCAGAGAATTAAAATGGTGGTTATTTAACAGAGCTAACAGGTCTATTTCCAGCTAAATCTGTAAGTTCCATCAGGATTATAAACTATTTTTGGAGGCATAGCCATAACTTTCATAGTAATCTTACTTTTTAATTTAAACAGGGGAATAAGCTTTGCGAAAAATTTCATAAAACGCATAAACCGAAAATAAGCTCTTGTATTTCCTATACTTAATTCCCGTTGAATGACAGTACTGAGTTCCGCTATATATTCTTCCCTTTGATCTTTACTCTTTTGAATTCCACTTCTGAAACGGAATCCGGAAAGCAAAAGTTCTGTTGAATAAAGCTGATCATGTCTGAAGAACCTTAACCATAACTCAGCGTCACTAGCAAGAGAAAGATTCGTATCTATATAAGCACCAGATTTTTCCCATAAACTACGTCTCCAGAAAACAGATTCCTGTTGAATATATTCGCCATCCTGATCGTACATTTTCCACTTTGACCACCTTTCATTAAACATATTAGTGCCATAAATAAACTCCCTGCCCTGCTCATCATAAAAGGTATTTTTTCCCATGATCCAGTTAATATCCGGGAAATCTTTAAAGAGTTCTGCTATAGTCATTAAGGATCTTCTATGATGCATATCATCAGAATTTATCCAACACATAATTTCTCCCGTTGACCGCGAAAATCCTTTCTGTAAGGCATGGTATAGACCCTTATCTTTTTCGCTGACCCAATAAGTTAAAAGGTGTTCATATTTTTTTATAATCTCTATCGAATGATCCGTACTACCACCATCAATAACAATATATTCCAAATTAGGATATCCCTGATTCAAAATCGAAGTTATGGTATGCTCCAGATATGCTCCCTGGTTAAAAGATGGTGTTATTACAGTTATTTTAGGGTATTTCTCTAACATAATTTCAATGAAACTTCTATATTCCTTCAGTTAAAGGTCTGTTTAGCTTGGCAAAGTTAGTAATTAATCGCCACAAGTTTAATCAGCCAATTAGATAGTTACACATAAATGTGGGAATTAAAAATCATTATGATTGCCATACCAAATCATTTATATTATTTTTCAAACACCCGATCTCATGGTATTTAAAAAGATCAGTAATTGTAAAATATAACCTCTAGAGAAATAGATGTATTGTTAAATGAACGCAAAAAAACATAATTCTAATCGGTTTGAATATCTTTTCACAAATTAAAGAAGTGAATTATGTAGCTTTGAAAACAATTATCAAATGGGTGCATTCAAACAAATTAGCCCATATCTTCATTTTTTCATAAAACCGTAGATTTAGTATTCGTGACAATACACTCAAATAAATTACTAAAAGATAGTAAAGGTTTAACTATTCTCATTTGCACTTACAATGGCTCTTCAAGACTACCTCAAACTCTTGCGCATCTCGCTGCCCAAGTAATAAGCAATACTATAAAATGGGAAATCATTGTGATAGATAATGCTTCAACAGACAACTCATTAAGCATTGCCAAAGCTGAGTGGAACAAATATAATTTACCAGGTGTTCATTTTAATGCAATAACTGAGTCAAAGCCAGGAAAAATAAATGCATTGAAAGCAGGTTCTGCTTTAGCACAATTTGAATATCTTATCATTTGTGATGATGACAATTGGCTAGCTCCGGATTATGTTCAAAAAACCTATCATTTGCTCGAAGAAGATCCTACTATTGGAGCTGTAGGTGGGCAATCTATCATGGTAAACGATTCTGGGACATATCCGTCTTGGTTTGAGAATTATTCCGAAGGATATGCTATTGGAAAACAAGGAAGCATCATTGGAGACGTAACCTCATCAAGAGGTTATTTATGGGGGGCCGGATTAGGCACAAGAACAAATCTTTATAAGGATTTATTTAAATATT is a window encoding:
- a CDS encoding glycosyltransferase family 2 protein — translated: MDKVSIVIVTYNAVRDLQNCLDSIKKQTYASFEVIVVDGLSQDGTVDILKKNSDIITKWISEKDKGIYDAMNKALKMVTGDWVYFLGADDLLLPDFSPMLNGLQEKNAIYYGSVLKGKEKYLGYLSPYNQAKIGICHQSMIYPKRVFDKYHFDERYRISADHHLNMKCWADPDFKIQFADFVIADFNETGISSLSKDELFEKEKSGLMLKYFGFSIWSRFMFRELKWWLFNRANRSISS
- a CDS encoding glycosyltransferase family 2 protein produces the protein MLEKYPKITVITPSFNQGAYLEHTITSILNQGYPNLEYIVIDGGSTDHSIEIIKKYEHLLTYWVSEKDKGLYHALQKGFSRSTGEIMCWINSDDMHHRRSLMTIAELFKDFPDINWIMGKNTFYDEQGREFIYGTNMFNERWSKWKMYDQDGEYIQQESVFWRRSLWEKSGAYIDTNLSLASDAELWLRFFRHDQLYSTELLLSGFRFRSGIQKSKDQREEYIAELSTVIQRELSIGNTRAYFRFMRFMKFFAKLIPLFKLKSKITMKVMAMPPKIVYNPDGTYRFSWK
- a CDS encoding glycosyltransferase, which translates into the protein MTIHSNKLLKDSKGLTILICTYNGSSRLPQTLAHLAAQVISNTIKWEIIVIDNASTDNSLSIAKAEWNKYNLPGVHFNAITESKPGKINALKAGSALAQFEYLIICDDDNWLAPDYVQKTYHLLEEDPTIGAVGGQSIMVNDSGTYPSWFENYSEGYAIGKQGSIIGDVTSSRGYLWGAGLGTRTNLYKDLFKYFPSLLVGREGEKLSAGEDSEYCQRLILKGYKLIYDPTLVFNHYIPSNRLEVSYREALYAGFAESSIILEKYYFLTKLKLHLDADGTNKFFVLLRSLFRAIFISSKEKRNHEKKIITYLLNLKFKNDPILQKIVDFERRDKL